The following are encoded in a window of Impatiens glandulifera chromosome 5, dImpGla2.1, whole genome shotgun sequence genomic DNA:
- the LOC124939153 gene encoding uncharacterized protein DDB_G0284459-like has product MQVMDEDKKMDEDEKLVDDEKMWEKLEDDYNVKESNKKVMDEMGKKDEDDKVNDNNNKTVKSKKLMFGSDNDDNDKPILKKETIIQIMRRKKRSIKLKSDTWKDVLKEEDAIVDNVLEIEKEKEKEKEREKEKTMMRQTRQQKKMEVQEDDDDPLKQLNTPRASYMISSNSAYVVFWGTIIYLNEFDST; this is encoded by the exons atgcaGGTTATGGATGAAGAtaagaagatggatgaagatGAGAAACTTGTGGATGATGAGAAGATGTGGGAGAAGCTGGAGGATGATTACAATGTCAAAGAAAGCAACAAAAAG GTTATGGATGAAATGGGGAAGAAGGATGAAGATGACAAAGTTAATGATAACAACAATAAAACTGTGAAGTCGAAGAAGTTGATGTTTGGAAGTGACAATGATGACAATGATAAACCAATATTGAAGAAAGAAACGATCATCCAAATTATGCGCAGAAAGAAGAGGAGCATAAAACTTAAAAGTGATACATGGAAGGATGTATTGAAAGAAGAGGATGCCATTGTGGACAATGTATTGGAAATAGAGAAGGAGaaagagaaggagaaggagaggGAGAAGGAGAAGACTATGATGAGGCAGACTCGACAGCAGAAGAAGATGGAGGTGcaagaggatgatgatgatccacTTAAACAATTGAACACTCCAAGAGCATCATATATGATATCAAGTAATTCTGCATATGTAGTATTTTGGGGAACCATCatatatttgaatgaatttGATTCAACTTGA